CTGTTGAACATGAATAAATTCCGTCAACCGACTGCCACCATTTTCGGCACTCTGCAGGTGCGCCAGGATCTTTATCTTTTCGAACATAACCGTGATCTCTCCCTGCGGCTGCGCTGTCAGAGCCGCGATGAAAAAAACAATCAGTATGTGGAGGGCGGCCAGGACCGGCTGGAGCGGGAGTACAACGCCCGTCTGACCAATCGCATCAGCGACCGCTTCAGCACGCAATCCGAACTCACCCATAAGCGCATGGCGCGCACCTTTGGCTACGCCGGGCGTCAGAACCGTGATGTCTACAGCAATCAGCTGCGTGTCGATTTGTCCTTTCGCCCGCGGCCCACTCTGGAGCTGGCACTGGAAAACCGCCTTTCCCGGGAAGAGGACCGAGTTTACGTCGATCCCACCCGGGTGACTGCGTTGAGCTTTATTCCTCGTTTGAATTATGCGGTTAAATCCAAGGGGCGCCTGCGCGCAGAGATTGAGTACAGCCATGTCAGTAGTGCGCCGGCCGGCCGGGTGCTGCCCTATGAGATGGCCAACGGCCGCAGTCTGGGACGATCGCTTAATTGGGATCTACGCTTCGATTACCGAGTCTCCCCCACCATACAGGCGTCGGTCTCCTACAACGGTCGTAATGAACCTCAACGCCGCGGCACGGTTCATACCGGGCAGGCTCAAGTGACCGCGGCCTTTCGATGATGGTTGTGATGAACAGGAGAACAAATAGAATCCCGCGCCGGTGTGCGCTCAAGAATCTGATCGGTTGGCTGATCCTGGCATGGCTGGCCGGTCCCGGCTGGACCATGGAGCCTAAAATCCAGCGTATCGACTTTATCGGCCTGCAGCGAATGAGCAAAGAAAAAGCTGCCGAAGCGTTCGGCCTGACGCCGGGAAGTGCGCTGCGGCCGGAGGAGCTGAGCAAAAACGCCCGTGCGCTTCTCAACAAGCTGGCTGAAGCAGGGCACTATTTCAGCCGCATCGATTCCATTTACTATTCCGTCTCCGCGGACAGCTGTCAAGCGCTGGTGCGCGTTTATGTTTTCGAAGGCGCGGCGGTGGTTCAGGGCGCTTTGCGTCTGCAGGGGCTGGATAGCCTGCAGCAGAGTCAGCTTGAAAGCCGCTTGCAGAGCCGTCCCGGCCGTCCGTTGGATCCCGGCCGAATGCAGCAAGATCTCGATGATGCGCTCAATCAATTAGAGCTCCGCGGCCATCCATTTTGCCGTTTTGATCTGCACGCCCTCACCTTGGATTCACTGGATGAAAACCGGCAGGCGCTTGCGGTCAACTGGAAAGCCGCTCTCGGACCACGGCTGAGATTGAACGAAATCCAGATCGCCGGCAACCGGGTGACGAAAAAGAATGTGATCCTTCGCGAGCTGCGTCTCCGGCCAGGCGATATTTATGATCCGCGCAAGATCTCGCGCATACGCGGCCGTCTGACCAAGTTGAGGTATTTCCAACAGGTCGAGGAACCGCAAGTGTTCTGGACGCAGGGGGATGAGGGCGGTCTGCTGCTGCGGGTGGTGGAAGGCACCGCCAGCCGCTTTGATGGGCTTCTCGGTTATGTTCCAGACTCGGGTGCGCAAAAGGGATATTTCACCGGCCTGTTGGACATCGCGTTGGGCAATCTGCTCGGCACCGGCCGCACTCTGGAGGCGCACTGGCAAAAACGTGATCAAAAGACACAGGACATCAAACTGGCCTATTGGGAACCCTGGATCGTAGGTTGGCCGGTCAGCGCCGGCGTCTCGTTCAGCCAACTGATTCAAGACACCATCTATGTGCAACGGGAGTTTGGCAGTCAATTCAGCGCTCCGTTGCTGGAAAACCTGGCGGTCATCGGCCAACTGGCCAGTGTCTCCATTTCTCCGGATTCCATCGGCAGCTATGTGCAGGGCCTGTTGCGCAGCCGCACGCTGACCGCTTCCATCGGAGTAGAGTACGACAGCCGGGATGACCGTATCAATCCTCGTCACGGCGTTTACTATAGCACCTCGGTGCAGGCCGGCAGGAAAAAAAATCTCGGCCCTTCCGAGGTGATCGCCCGGCAGAAGGCAAAGGATCTGATCAACAACAAAAGATTTTTCCTTGATCTTGAATGGTATCTGCCCACCCTGAAGCGGCAGCTGATCGCCTGGAGCCTGCACGGCCGGCAGATTAAAAGCAGTGAAGGCACGCTGCCGTTGCCGGATCAGTTTCGGCTGGGCGGCGCTAAAACCCTGCGCGGCTATCGCGAGGATCAGTTTCGCGGTGCAGCGGTGGCATGGTCCAATCTGGAATGGCGCTATTTGCTCGGCCGACGTTCACGGGTGTTTCTGTTCGCCGACGGCGGATATTTTTCGACGCAGAGCAGCGCGTTGCAGCACAATGCGTTCAAATTAGGCTATGGA
This portion of the bacterium genome encodes:
- a CDS encoding BamA/TamA family outer membrane protein is translated as MNRRTNRIPRRCALKNLIGWLILAWLAGPGWTMEPKIQRIDFIGLQRMSKEKAAEAFGLTPGSALRPEELSKNARALLNKLAEAGHYFSRIDSIYYSVSADSCQALVRVYVFEGAAVVQGALRLQGLDSLQQSQLESRLQSRPGRPLDPGRMQQDLDDALNQLELRGHPFCRFDLHALTLDSLDENRQALAVNWKAALGPRLRLNEIQIAGNRVTKKNVILRELRLRPGDIYDPRKISRIRGRLTKLRYFQQVEEPQVFWTQGDEGGLLLRVVEGTASRFDGLLGYVPDSGAQKGYFTGLLDIALGNLLGTGRTLEAHWQKRDQKTQDIKLAYWEPWIVGWPVSAGVSFSQLIQDTIYVQREFGSQFSAPLLENLAVIGQLASVSISPDSIGSYVQGLLRSRTLTASIGVEYDSRDDRINPRHGVYYSTSVQAGRKKNLGPSEVIARQKAKDLINNKRFFLDLEWYLPTLKRQLIAWSLHGRQIKSSEGTLPLPDQFRLGGAKTLRGYREDQFRGAAVAWSNLEWRYLLGRRSRVFLFADGGYFSTQSSALQHNAFKLGYGLGFRLETGLGMMGVDYGMAQGEGLMNGKVHVGLVNEF